A window of Limosilactobacillus sp. WILCCON 0051 genomic DNA:
GTTGCCGTGCCCGAGTTGGTTACGCTGGCGGTCGTTCCAGCCGTAACCTTGCCGATTGCAACCGTTGCGTCAACACCGTCCTTAGCTTTTGGCAGTACAACGTTCCAGACTTGCGCCGAATCAGTGCCCACATTGGTGACTGAACCGGTGTCGCCAGTCGTTACCGTGCCAAGCTTAAGCGACAGTGCTGTTGACCCTGTTGCCCCTTGAATGCCTTGTGGACCCTGGTTACCACGTGGGATGCCGAAGTCGAGCTTAATATTCGTATTGTCGCCAGAGTTGGTAACCGTTGCAGACTGCCCAGCATCTAGTGTTTTGACGGAATTGATCGTGATTGTTGGGCTGACACCGTCTTTACCTGGTGCACCATCAGCACCGTTTGCCCCGTCTTTGCCTGGCGTACCTGCCGAGCCTTCTGCAACATAACCGGTATCCGTGCCATTGATCATCCAGTGCTTAGTAGCTTTATCGATTTCTGGCGTAGCACCATCTTTACCATCGGCACCTTTAGGCCCAGTCTTGACGTCCGCAACTGCCTTATTAAAGTTGTTGATCAATTCGGTCAGCGTCAAAAAACTGTACTTATTGGTGACCGTCTGCGTGCTTTCATTGACGGTGAAAGACACGAATCCTTTAGACGGATAAATAGCGGTCGTGTCGTCAACGCTGATCCACAGTTCGACAAAATAAGTGCCAGGTGTCAAATCTTTAATATCGGCCGTTTTAAGACTGACCGTACCATCGCTGTTAAGTTGTCCTGGAGCACTGGCAACGTAGGATGTGTCGTCCTTAACCTTAAACTGTAGCGTCTTACCAGTCATGGCAACTTTGGTGTCATCATCATATGCGGTATACGTCAGTACAGCAGACGTATCGCCAAACTTATACTCATCATTAGTCGCATTAACATAATCTAGTTTGCGCATCAGTATCACCTACCAGATAAACATTTGGTTGAATTGGAAGTACCAGTTGGCATTAGCGGTCTGACCGCCTTGCGTGATATTTTGAATTGACATCGTGGACCCGTTCATTTGATTCCACAACGTGATGCCTAAATCAGCCGGCGTCTCCCGCATCATCATCATTGGATTCTGGACACCATCAAGGTCTGTGAATTTAACAACCTCAACACGGTCACCCCACGGCTTTAGAGCACGTGGCGTCCGCATCCCGCCAGAAATTGCTAACATGTGGATTGGCCCGATCTGAACAAGCTGCTTGGTTAAATCGCCACTGGCACCGTTAACGTACTCAATACCTTTGCTAGATGTTCCGGTATTGCTGAATTTGCTGTTGACTAGCGCTTGAATCTTACCCCAAGCATCCCCGCCAATTGAGCTGGCATTAATCTGGTCAAAGGTCTGCGTCCCAGTAAATGTGTTGTTGCTTCCGGTTTTAGCAACTCCAGTCGACTCAACTTGAGTCTGATAAGCCTTAACCGCCGTAGATACCGCATCGGCTGCACTTGATGCACTGTTGATCTTGGTGGTCAACGGTTCAACCAGCGCATTAGCTTGAGCTACCAGCTGGCTGATTTGGCCGATATAGGTCACGCTGTCGCCAGTAGTCATTGCCAACCCGTCTTGGTAGACGGTAAAGGCAACGTTAATCGTGGATACTACCGTTGAGCCCTGCATAATCCGCAGATAGGCCGATTGGTAGTCACCGACCGTTTGATAAAAGGCTCCTGGTACTGACAGCAGAATCATGCCCTTAGCAGCGTTGGTTACTGTTGCAGTATTGGTCAGCTTGACGCGACCTTGATAGTCTTTACCGCCAAGCTCAACGCTCCGGTTAGATAAGTTCCAGGGAGTCGTTACACCACCGCTCGTCTGGACCAGTTGCAGATAGACTGGGCGCATGTTGTCGCCTTGTCGGCCTGACAGCTCGTCAATTTTGACCGCCACATCGCCGTTAAAGGTCGTGTCGACCTGCGTATACGTATGTCCGGCATAAGTAGTAGATGCCATCTATATCATCTCCTATAAGTTTTTAAGCATTGCATTGATTGCCGTCTGGCAGTCCTTAAACCAGCCGTTGAGCGAATCAACTATATCTTTAATCAATAGCGAGTTAGTCAGCGTGTACCCTTCTACGGATACCGACCGGCCGTCACTGTCAGTCGTTTCCGTTGACCCTAGACTGTGCTGAGCGTATCCAGTGATAGTGCGGACCGATTCGGCAAGATACATGCGCAACCCGCGCGAGTAGCTGCTAAACGTTTCCGTTGGAAAATCCGTTGCATCATCACCGCTTACTTTTTGTAACGCTGACCAAATCTTTTTAAAATTGCTATTAACGTTATCGATAAAACTCCCAGTACCAACGCTAGTGTTAAGACTGATAGTCTCGGCTGGCTTAGGCGTTGGTGTGGGAGTTGGGTCTGGTACAACGATGCTCGGTGTCGTAGGTGTACTCGGATTGGTCGGCGTGGCGGGCTTAGTTGGCTGACTAGTCGTTTGCTGCTCTTCTTCGGCAATCCACGTTGCCAATCGCTTGGCCATCTGTGTTTGTACCGCTTGTACGGGATGGATTTGACCATCGCCAAGCGTCTGATTACGGTTGTCATATGTGATCAGCGGTTTGTCGCGCCAGTCGTAAACGGGACAATTATTGTCCTTAGCGCATTGTTTAATAGCATCATACATAGTTCGCTCACTAATGCCACCGCCATTGAGCGCACCGTCTGTAGCACCATAAACATAGCTTGGTGTAGGCAATTCGACGTAGATATGGATTGACGGATTGTCCGCCCGAATCTTAGCGATACCTTTAGTCATAGCATCTTGGACTTGCGTAGTCGTGGCATACGGCTGGTCGTCATAGTCGTTGATACCATAGCCCAGTAAAACCACATCATAGTTTTTAAAGTTAAACTTATTGACCTGTGGGATAAAGTCTTGACCGTCACGGTTGTCAGCATACTTGGTGCCACTGATCGCTTCGTTGTCGACTTCCCACCCTAACTGGTCCCCGATTGCCTGTGGGATCGTTGGATTGGCACGTGGGTGATTACTCCCAAAGCCAGTCAGACCCCACATAATCGAGTCACCAAGTACGATCATCTTGGTCACTCAAAACATCTCCTTAGGCAGTCGTAGTCGTATTAGCAGGCAGTGCCAGATACTTGAGCAGCTTTTGCCGTGCAATCGTCTGGGCCTTGTCTAAGCCGGTGAAAAACGTCGTGCCGTCTGGCAGTTCGGTCTTGTCTACTCGTACTGTGTTGTTCAGGAATTCGCCCGTGTCAGCGTTTGAACCGTAGAAGGTAAAGTTGGCCGAGTCAACTTGACCTGGCGTCGTGGATGAAAAGTTAAAAACAATGTTTGATACGTTTACTTGCATGATTAGTCCTCCTTAGCAGTATCTGCTTGCTTAGCCTTTAAATCTTCCAGTTGTTTTTTGAGATCGGCGTTTTCTTTGGTCAGCTGGTCAATCTGCACTTCCTGCAGCGTGTTGTTGGCCTCTAATGCGCCGAGTTTGCTTGCGTAGTGGTTCTGCAGTTTCTGTAAATCGATATCCATACAATCGTTCCTTCCTATGAATGAAGCTCAATAGTAAGCTCTTTAGCAGTCTGTGTTACTCTCGTCCAAGGCTTAACGGACTGCTTCTGCTTTTCTTTCATGCCCATAAATGTTTCTATTTTTTCTGGAGAAACATTGATTTTTTGTACAGTCTCTTTCCCCATAGTTGCCTCCAAAATAAAAAGCCGGCGTTAACCGACTTTGGATTCCAGTGTTTTAATGCGTTTGGTCAGTGCCTTAACAGCGCCAAACAGTGCTCCGATCATATTGTCATCGTCACGGCTGACTCCGTTCGGCGCGATAAAGTCCTGTGGCGTCTGATACTGAGCCACGTCATGCACGTCATCGATGATCAGTCCGATGTGGCGGTGCGTATCGCCATTGGCAACGTCTGTCTTGTACAAGAACGTGGTCAGGTCAGTGCCGTTGACCATCTCAAGCATCTTGTCATCATCGACCGACTGGATGTCCGTCTTGGTTGACAGCGCCGAGTGCTGAGAGTGACCAGCCGCCTCAACCCAACCATTAATCCATGCCCAGCCATCAACTTGTAACTTGGTAGCAGTTGAGCTACTGTCGCCGTCCTTGTAGATGTGGAACACGTTATCACTGCTGAGACAAGCATGAGCCTTGTCAGCTTGCATATGAATGTTATGAGTGTTGGCTTCCACACGTGCCCACGTGCTGTCTGCACCCCAGACGCCAAGATTGACGTGCCGCTTATCACCATCGACCCAAAGCCCAGTTGTCTGGCGGTCTGGCGTTGATCTGCCGGATTGGACGAAGCCCACCTGCATAGCTGCCGACGATGCGCAGATACGTGCCGATTCATCTTTGATCGGCGTTAATGCAAACGACCTATCGTAGCGAACTCGCAACTCATTACCACCAGTGCCATTACGCACCGTAGCAATCGGATTGCCACCAGAGAACTCAATACCGCCGTTGACTGCGTTGGAGTTGTAGAACTTGATATTTTGACTGTCAATTGTTGTACCGTTACCGCTTGAACGGAAGTCAATCAAGCCACCACCATTGACCGTCATATACCCAGTTGTGATTTTTCCTTGAGAAATGGTTGTACTATATCCAGTACCGCTATTCTTAACGCCGTTGTAGTCAATGTAAGTCTGGTCACCATTCTTAGCTGACGAGTGCAAACCAACGTGGTTAGTGCCAAGTACGCCTAAATCAATCGTGTTACCGTTGCTATCGCCCAAGTGCACCGTACTACCCGTTAGCGTTCCAGTCTTAATTTTATCGGCAGTTAGATCGGCAATACATGCGACTGGGATAAAAGCTGAACCAGAGAAGACAACTGAGCTTGCGTTCAGCGCCAGTTTGCCCTTCCCGTTGCTTACCTGAATCAGCGTATTGCCACCCGCCTCTTGATTGATTTGGCTGACAACATTGCCTTTCTGCACCCGCAGATTGATATCGTTTTTGAGCTGAGTGATCTGCGAGTTGTAGTCGCCACTCGATACCTTAGTGGCAATCAGATTAGACAGTTGAGTAATTTTACTCGACCCGTCTGAGTTGTATACGTCAGCTTTGATACCGTCCACACTGGCACTCAAGTTGGTATATTTGTCCGTTAAACCGTTCTTAACTGACGTCAAGTTGGCATTAATACTGTCAGCCGTTTGTTTGACTTGCGTTTGCGTGTAGGTCTGTGTTGCATAACCCTTAGCATCAAGGTCACTGCTCGACACCTTAGACGCAATCTGGTCAGCCTGTACTTTAAGCTGTGACTGCAACTGTTGGACAGTTCTATTGGTCTTGTTGACTGTTTCCTGGTCGGCTTTAAGCGCAATGGCTTTTTTATTCTGGTCGATTGCCGTCGAGTTGGTCGTGATTTTGACATCAGTATCTTCTGGGGCTGGCGACCAGGCATGTGAAACGGTACCTTCTTCAAGCATTAACTTGCCAAACTTCAAATATGTTCCTGTACTTAGATCAAAAGCGCTATTTAAGTAGAAAATATCAAACAATCGTACACTATTATCGCTCTTGCCAGGCCACATATAAGTCGAGTAGAGCTTATATTTATTTTCGCCAAGATTAATTAACGTTGCTGGTTGGCCGTCATGCTCTACACTGGTAAACCATGTAATTTGTATACCACTACTGTTTCCGAGTTTTGCATCGGTTTCAAACCATATTGTTTGAGT
This region includes:
- a CDS encoding tail fiber domain-containing protein gives rise to the protein MGNTSTNNGKTAVDDVKVKLIIGEIGRDTKTGIIGRGYSFDNGNTFHVTDTIYGRLYDQNDADGLWNNGLHEKVKEKVNQELTNTVEPAIKQADSAVAYANEAIEKSRVNSQSIVEINSAVSDAVSDAVVARSDGLRAWNAAQSNVDLINQNYASASAAISSARTEAIAAADEAKASASAAQADIVAVRSDVAAVQADVTATQSDVAVAKSDIADTKTSLTSQAKSLSSYASQASANGADIVTLKSQAGQLEQDMADTKGDVSQLKVSASSASVALSDAAGNISSLQATANSYSAALSDTNSNVASVTATASELETKYADAAGDISQIKATAKGMTQTISNAQGDIAKLKTRADGFDTQFTNAKSDIAVIQTDATGTKQTLTNAKSDIAVLQSRADGFDTKFANTAGDINRIKLDAKGFSQTLTSAKGDISTLQATATGFKNTLTDAQGNISTLQSDVSGLKKTTSDHAGNIATLQADANTLTSQMSSAQGDISTLKQTASGFSSKVSGMETSLANANSKIDDITSNGGGRNLAIGTDQEYTMGYGIPTTTWENGYAYLKLPTNTINREVLPQYPHTFYHTLTKGTTYTQTIWFETDAKLGNSSGIQITWFTSVEHDGQPATLINLGENKYKLYSTYMWPGKSDNSVRLFDIFYLNSAFDLSTGTYLKFGKLMLEEGTVSHAWSPAPEDTDVKITTNSTAIDQNKKAIALKADQETVNKTNRTVQQLQSQLKVQADQIASKVSSSDLDAKGYATQTYTQTQVKQTADSINANLTSVKNGLTDKYTNLSASVDGIKADVYNSDGSSKITQLSNLIATKVSSGDYNSQITQLKNDINLRVQKGNVVSQINQEAGGNTLIQVSNGKGKLALNASSVVFSGSAFIPVACIADLTADKIKTGTLTGSTVHLGDSNGNTIDLGVLGTNHVGLHSSAKNGDQTYIDYNGVKNSGTGYSTTISQGKITTGYMTVNGGGLIDFRSSGNGTTIDSQNIKFYNSNAVNGGIEFSGGNPIATVRNGTGGNELRVRYDRSFALTPIKDESARICASSAAMQVGFVQSGRSTPDRQTTGLWVDGDKRHVNLGVWGADSTWARVEANTHNIHMQADKAHACLSSDNVFHIYKDGDSSSTATKLQVDGWAWINGWVEAAGHSQHSALSTKTDIQSVDDDKMLEMVNGTDLTTFLYKTDVANGDTHRHIGLIIDDVHDVAQYQTPQDFIAPNGVSRDDDNMIGALFGAVKALTKRIKTLESKVG
- a CDS encoding SGNH/GDSL hydrolase family protein, which produces MIVLGDSIMWGLTGFGSNHPRANPTIPQAIGDQLGWEVDNEAISGTKYADNRDGQDFIPQVNKFNFKNYDVVLLGYGINDYDDQPYATTTQVQDAMTKGIAKIRADNPSIHIYVELPTPSYVYGATDGALNGGGISERTMYDAIKQCAKDNNCPVYDWRDKPLITYDNRNQTLGDGQIHPVQAVQTQMAKRLATWIAEEEQQTTSQPTKPATPTNPSTPTTPSIVVPDPTPTPTPKPAETISLNTSVGTGSFIDNVNSNFKKIWSALQKVSGDDATDFPTETFSSYSRGLRMYLAESVRTITGYAQHSLGSTETTDSDGRSVSVEGYTLTNSLLIKDIVDSLNGWFKDCQTAINAMLKNL
- a CDS encoding BppU family phage baseplate upper protein, which codes for MASTTYAGHTYTQVDTTFNGDVAVKIDELSGRQGDNMRPVYLQLVQTSGGVTTPWNLSNRSVELGGKDYQGRVKLTNTATVTNAAKGMILLSVPGAFYQTVGDYQSAYLRIMQGSTVVSTINVAFTVYQDGLAMTTGDSVTYIGQISQLVAQANALVEPLTTKINSASSAADAVSTAVKAYQTQVESTGVAKTGSNNTFTGTQTFDQINASSIGGDAWGKIQALVNSKFSNTGTSSKGIEYVNGASGDLTKQLVQIGPIHMLAISGGMRTPRALKPWGDRVEVVKFTDLDGVQNPMMMMRETPADLGITLWNQMNGSTMSIQNITQGGQTANANWYFQFNQMFIW